Proteins from a single region of Eremothecium gossypii ATCC 10895 chromosome VI, complete sequence:
- the ADE6 gene encoding phosphoribosylformylglycinamidine synthase (Syntenic homolog of Saccharomyces cerevisiae YGR061C (ADE6)), with protein MSVHIYPGAQALSQFRVESLIRAIEAHCDKANVIQELRSCFVHYAEVADELAPGEAELLQALLTYGDAVDLGDSYNRVMVDALAGNRSCSLGEDLYLVRILPRMGTISPWSSKATNIAHVCGLKAKVNRLERGIVLLCKTVPGFPLLKYLNDESLQSCYDRMTQELFLEDPPCMDKMFSHEKPKQLVYVPLVSSAEAPSTVLSRTNKDLGLALDQGEIDYLIDAFVQIMKRDPTDVELFMFAQVNSEHCRHKIFNADWTIDGEKKECSLFKMIKNTHNNTPEYTLSAYSDNAAVLDTENEGYFFAPEFGTKEWLATKEKIPMLIKVETHNHPTAVSPFPGAATGSGGEIRDEGATGRGSKSKCGLSGFSVSDLLIPNHRQPWEIDIGKPAHISSSFDIMLEAPLGSAAFNNEFGRPCINGYFRTLTVPVVNADGNEEIRGFHKPIMIAGGFGAVRPQFALKNKPITPGSCIIVLGGESMLIGLGGGAASSVAAGEGSAELDFASVQRGNPEMERRCQQVIDACVSLGAANPIQSIHDVGAGGLSNALPELVHDNNLGAVFDIRKVLSLEPGMSPMEIWCNESQERYVLGVAEEDYETFKSICERERAPFSVVGNATSEQRLVVEDSLLGSRPIDLDMQVLFGKPPRMSKTATTKPLMLTPADLASVPSLDEAIERVLNLPSVASKSFLITIGDRTVTGLVDRDQFVGPWQVPVADVGVTCTSLGDSLVTTGEAMAMGERPQNALIDAAASAKLAVAESLLNLCAADVKSLKHVKLSANWMSPASHEGEGAKLYEAVQAIGMDLCPALDIAIPVGKDSMSMKMKWGEKEVTAPLSLNITAFGPVKNTAKTWTPLLNKQTSDSVLVLVDLATNVEKSLGGSALLQVYKQIGNTSPTVHDNAIFKGFLEALLELHSTDIVEAYHDRSDGGLLVTLLEMAFASRCGMRITVDTSSTDGDYLVPLFNEELGAVFQLSRSNLEEFKAILGKHGVPNEFVNPVAVPDFESSGITIENHAGEKLYEGTRAALQKNWASTSFEMQRLRDNPHTSEQEYATIGDDSDPGLHYKLTFNPADDLQIGATLASSRPKVAILREQGVNGQMEMAWCFQQAGFQPIDVTMTDLIDGRFHLSDFVGLAACGGFSYGDVLGAAAGWAKSVLYNESLREQFVQFFQERKDTFAFGACNGCQFLSRLKDIVPGCENWPSFERNLSEQYEARVCMVEVVGNRGENNVFFNGMIGSRLPIAVAHGEGRATFCSKAQLDAFESQALTAVRYIDNYGNATENFPFNPNGSPHGITGITSPNGRVLAMMPHPERVSRLTANSWFPASESETWEGYGPWIRLFRSARSWVG; from the coding sequence ATGTCTGTCCATATCTATCCAGGAGCGCAAGCACTTTCGCAATTCCGTGTGGAGAGCCTGATTAGGGCCATAGAGGCCCACTGCGACAAGGCCAACGTTATCCAGGAGCTCCGCTCCTGCTTTGTGCACTACGCTGAGGTTGCAGACGAGCTGGCGCCGGGAGAAGccgagctgctgcaggcgtTGCTGACGTACGGGGACGCCGTTGACCTAGGGGACAGCTACAACCGGGTCATGGTGGACGCGCTTGCTGGCAACCGGTCCTGCTCTTTGGGCGAGGACCTGTACCTGGTGCGCATTTTGCCCCGCATGGGCACAATTTCGCCCTGGTCGTCCAAGGCCACTAACATTGCCCACGTGTGCGGGCTAAAGGCCAAGGTCAACCGGCTGGAGCGTGGGATTGTGCTACTGTGCAAGACTGTGCCCGGTTTCCCTCTTTTGAAGTACCTAAATGACGAGTCCCTGCAGAGTTGCTATGACCGGATGACCCAGGAGCTCTTCTTGGAAGATCCCCCTTGCATGGACAAGATGTTCTCCCATGAGAAACCAAAGCAGCTTGTCTACGTTCCGCTGGTATCGTCTGCCGAAGCGCCATCTACGGTGCTTTCGCGCACCAACAAGGATTTGGGGCTTGCTCTGGACCAGGGCGAGATTGACTACTTGATTGACGCATTCGTCCAGATAATGAAGAGAGATCCCACCGATGTTGAACTGTTCATGTTTGCCCAGGTTAATTCGGAGCACTGTAGGCATAAGATCTTCAATGCAGACTGGACGATTGATGGAGAGAAGAAGGAGTGCTCTTTGTTCAAGATGATCAAGAATACCCATAACAACACCCCGGAATACACACTCTCTGCATATTCGGATAATGCTGCGGTTCTAGACACGGAGAACGAGGGCTATTTCTTTGCTCCAGAGTTCGGTACTAAGGAGTGGCTTGCCACGAAGGAAAAGATCCCTATGTTAATCAAAGTTGAAACACATAACCACCCAACCGCCGTTTCTCCATTCCCTGGCGCTGCTACTGGATCTGGAGGTGAAATCAGGGACGAGGGCGCTACAGGCAGGGGTTCCAAATCCAAATGTGGGTTATCTGGCTTTTCTGTTAGTGACCTCTTGATTCCAAACCATCGGCAACCGTGGGAAATAGACATTGGAAAGCCAGCGCATATTTCCTCGTCGTTTGACATAATGCTTGAGGCACCACTTGGATCTGCTGCGTTTAACAACGAATTTGGTCGGCCATGTATAAACGGTTACTTCAGAACACTCACAGTGCCGGTCGTTAATGCAGACGGAAATGAAGAAATTAGAGGCTTCCACAAGCCAATCATGATTGCCGGTGGCTTTGGTGCTGTCAGGCCTCAGTTTGCGCTGAAAAACAAGCCAATTACGCCCGGTTCCTGCATTATTGTCCTTGGGGGTGAATCTATGTTAATTGGTCTAGGTGGCGGTGCAGCTTCTTCCGTCGCTGCAGGTGAAGGTTCTGCAGAACTGGATTTTGCTTCCGTACAACGAGGTAACCCTGAGATGGAGAGACGGTGCCAGCAAGTAATTGATGCCTGTGTATCACTTGGAGCTGCAAACCCAATTCAGTCCATTCATGATGTTGGTGCCGGAGGTCTCTCTAACGCTTTGCCGGAACTGGTCCACGATAATAACCTGGGTGCTGTTTTTGACATCAGAAAGGTTCTTTCATTGGAACCAGGAATGTCACCTATGGAAATTTGGTGTAATGAGTCGCAAGAACGCTATGTCCTTGGTGTCGCGGAAGAAGACTATGAGACTTTTAAGTCTATTTGTGAGCGGGAGAGAGCTCCTTTCTCTGTAGTGGGCAATGCCACCTCCGAGCAGAGACTGGTTGTGGAGGATTCTCTACTTGGAAGTAGACCAATCGACTTAGACATGCAGGTTCTATTCGGGAAACCTCCAAGAATGTCAAAAACTGCTACTACGAAACCTTTGATGCTAACTCCTGCTGATTTAGCCTCTGTGCCATCGTTGGACGAAGCCATTGAGCGTGTGCTAAACTTGCCCTCTGTTGCCTCGAAATCTTTCTTGATCACGATCGGAGATAGAACTGTTACAGGACTAGTTGATAGGGATCAATTTGTTGGTCCTTGGCAGGTACCAGTGGCAGATGTTGGAGTTACCTGTACTTCATTGGGTGATTCCTTAGTTACCACAGGCGAGGCCATGGCCATGGGAGAGAGACCCCAGAATGCATTGATTGATGCTGCGGCCTCTGCGAAGTTGGCCGTAGCTGAATCTTTGTTAAATCTGTGTGCTGCAGATGTGAAATCATTGAAACATGTTAAACTTTCTGCTAACTGGATGTCTCCAGCTTCACATGAAGGAGAAGGTGCCAAGTTATACGAAGCCGTGCAGGCCATTGGCATGGATCTGTGCCCTGCTCTAGATATTGCCATCCCAGTGGGTAAGGACTCGATGTCGATGAAGATGAAGTGGGGTGAAAAGGAGGTTACTGCGCCTCTATCTTTGAACATTACTGCGTTTGGGCCAGTCAAGAATACTGCGAAAACATGGACTCCGCTGCTGAATAAACAAACATCTGATTCGGTCCTAGTGCTAGTTGACTTAGCTACGAATGTGGAGAAGTCGCTAGGAGGCTCGGCTCTTCTCCAAGTGTATAAGCAGATCGGTAATACCTCACCTACCGTCCATGATAACGCCATTTTCAAGGGCTTCCTGGAAGCACTTTTGGAGCTGCATTCTACCGATATAGTTGAAGCCTACCATGACAGATCAGATGGTGGTTTGTTGGTGACCTTGTTGGAGATGGCGTTTGCCTCAAGATGTGGCATGCGCATCACAGTGGATACATCTTCTACCGATGGTGACTACTTGGTCCCGCTCTTCAACGAAGAATTGGGTGCCGTATTCCAATTGTCAAGATCAAACTTGGAAGAGTTTAAAGCAATTCTTGGAAAACACGGAGTTCCTAACGAATTTGTCAACCCAGTAGCTGTCCCTGATTTTGAGTCATCTGGTATCACCATCGAGAATCACGCAGGTGAAAAATTATACGAAGGAACCAGAGCAGCTCTACAAAAGAACTGGGCGTCTACTTCTTTTGAAATGCAGAGACTGAGAGACAATCCACACACTTCAGAGCAAGAGTATGCTACTATCGGTGATGACTCAGATCCAGGTCTACATTACAAGCTGACTTTCAACCCAGCTGATGACTTACAGATTGGTGCTACTTTGGCTAGCAGCAGACCAAAGGTTGCAATCCTCAGAGAACAAGGTGTTAACGGCCAGATGGAAATGGCATGGTGTTTCCAGCAGGCAGGCTTCCAACCAATAGACGTGACCATGACAGACTTAATCGATGGACGGTTCCATTTGAGTGACTTTGTTGGCTTAGCCGCTTGTGGAGGGTTCTCGTATGGTGACGTTCTgggcgctgctgctggctgGGCCAAATCTGTGCTATACAATGAAAGCCTCAGGGAGCAGTTTGTGCAGTTCTTCCAAGAGAGAAAAGACACTTTCGCATTTGGTGCGTGTAACGGGTGTCAATTCCTCTCTAGATTAAAGGACATCGTTCCTGGCTGTGAAAACTGGCCAAGTTTTGAAAGAAATCTAAGCGAACAATACGAAGCCCGTGTCTGTATGGTGGAAGTCGTTGGAAATCGCGGGGAGAATAACGTCTTTTTCAACGGGATGATCGGCTCCCGTCTGCCTATTGCAGTAGCACATGGTGAAGGACGTGCTACCTTCTGCAGCAAGGCTCAGTTGGACGCTTTTGAAAGCCAGGCTTTGACTGCTGTTCGTTACATTGACAACTACGGCAATGCCACAGAGAACTTCCCATTCAATCCAAATGGTTCTCCTCATGGTATCACTGGTATCACGTCGCCAAACGGCAGGGTGCTGGCTATGATGCCGCATCCTGAACGTGTCAGCAGGTTAACTGCTAATTCCTGGTTCCCTGCTTCCGAAAGCGAGACCTGGGAGGGCTACGGTCCTTGGATAAGGCTCTTCCGCTCTGCGAGAAGCTGGGTCGGCTAG
- a CDS encoding uncharacterized protein (Syntenic homolog of Saccharomyces cerevisiae YLR363W-A), producing the protein MVQKALKVTKKAKDPRRITKKQKNLKKAAPLQLKSKKKSLQHMKKLQKLSSLTEVTEKLVASRVGHLELVKGNRRELEKTKKK; encoded by the coding sequence ATGGTACAGAAGGCTCTGAAGGTGACCAAGAAGGCGAAGGACCCTCGCAGAATCAccaagaagcagaagaaCTTGAAGAAGGCCGCTCCGCTACAGCTCAAGTCGAAGAAGAAGTCTCTGCAGCACATGAAGAAGCTGCAGAAGCTCTCCTCGCTAACCGAGGTCACGGAGAAGCTGGTCGCAAGCCGGGTGGGCCATCTGGAGCTGGTCAAAGGCAACAGAAGGGAGCTGGAGAAAACCAAGAAGAAGTAG
- the COX18 gene encoding membrane insertase COX18 (Syntenic homolog of Saccharomyces cerevisiae YGR062C (COX18)), which produces MLAVTARQGVRVHGRRAFGSFGTVAEGLTALHAASGLPWLALVPLTTVALRTAVTLPLSIWHRRRLIKQQELRRVVQAVAPVAKLRLAAAASRAQTADGAVSSAGTPVGAADGPAAGARGLTPQHILLLAMKETRRRQRALFAENGVQLWKNAVLPAVQLPLWVGVSLGIRQLADQPLMDANMPQAHVLSHLSEQTWLTRAASLDLGVPLAEAPMLVPVVLGVLAMVNVEYNGRLMQSTGAAGVETTTDPTSRRAHIFASIMNLSRISSLFLMGVSSQAPLLLSLYWLSSQLYSLLQNMLLEWLWPYRR; this is translated from the coding sequence ATGCTCGCGGTAACGGCGCGACAGGGAGTGCGCGTGcacgggcggcgggcgtTCGGGAGCTTCGGGACGGTGGCGGAGGGGCTGACGGCGCTGCACGCGGCGTCCGGGCTGCCGTGGCTGGCGCTGGTTCCTCTGACGACGGTGGCGCTGCGGACAGCGGTGACGCTGCCGCTGAGCATATGGCACCGGCGGCGACTGATcaagcagcaggagctgcggagggtggtgcaggcggtggcgccggtggcgaagctgcggctggcggcggcggcgagccgCGCGCAGACGGCGGACGGCGCGGTGTCGAGCGCGGGCACGCCggtgggcgcggcggacggGCCGGCCGCAGGCGCCCGAGGGCTGACGCCGCAGCACATCCTGCTGTTGGCGATGAAGGagacgcggcggcggcagcgcgcgctgtTCGCGGAGAACGGCGTGCAGCTGTGGAAGAATGCGGTGCTTCCGGCGGTGCAGCTGCCGTTGTGGGTCGGCGTTTCGCTGGGGATCCGGCAGCTGGCGGACCAGCCGCTGATGGACGCCAACATGCCGCAGGCGCACGTGCTCTCGCACCTGAGCGAGCAGACGTGGCTGACGCGGGCGGCCTCGCTGGACCTCGGCGTGCCGCTCGCGGAGGCGCCGATGCTGGTACCAGTGGTGCTGGGCGTGCTGGCAATGGTGAATGTCGAGTACAACGGGCGCCTGATGCAGAGCACGGGGGCTGCGGGCGTGGAGACCACCACGGACCCGACCTCCCGCAGGGCGCATATCTTCGCTAGCATCATGAACCTGTCGCGGATCTCGAGCTTGTTCCTGATGGGCGTTTCATCGCAGGccccgctgctgctgtcgctgtACTGGCTGAGCTCGCAGCTCTactcgctgctgcagaatATGCTGTTGGAGTGGCTGTGGCCCTACCGCAGATGA
- the SPT4 gene encoding transcription elongation factor SPT4 (Syntenic homolog of Saccharomyces cerevisiae YGR063C (SPT4)), producing the protein MSSDRACMLCGIVQTTNEFTRDGCPNCQGIFEEASVSAIECTSPSFEGLVGMCKPTKSWVAKWISVEQYVPGMYAIKVDGRLPVEVVDLLPHYKPRDGSQVD; encoded by the coding sequence ATGTCGAGTGATAGAGCGTGTATGCTCTGCGGGATCGTGCAGACCACCAACGAGTTCACCCGTGATGGGTGCCCGAACTGCCAGGGCATCTTCGAGGAGGCCAGTGTGTCGGCCATCGAGTGTACGTCGCCGTCTTTCGAAGGTCTTGTCGGAATGTGCAAGCCTACGAAGTCTTGGGTAGCCAAGTGGATCAGCGTAGAACAGTACGTGCCCGGGATGTACGCAATCAAGGTGGACGGGCGGCTGCCGGTGGAGGTGGTGGACCTGCTGCCGCACTACAAGCCGCGTGACGGGAGCCAGGTAGACTAG
- the GRX8 gene encoding glutathione-disulfide reductase GRX8 (Syntenic homolog of Saccharomyces cerevisiae YLR364W (GRX8)) — protein sequence MCCRAAESRMSEYEEKARELVSQHKYLQLSASWCPDCVYANGVWERLGLQQQIVVFDIAQEAKDKQEEGAWRDGFERATGSRNLPTLYVDGQVWGTERELHALEDAGTLRAELAKIGLDAK from the coding sequence ATGTGCTGTCGGGCAGCAGAGAGCAGGATGAGCGAGTACGAGGAAAAGGCCAGGGAGCTGGTATCGCAGCACAAGTACCTGCAGCTGTCTGCGTCGTGGTGTCCCGACTGCGTGTACGCCAACGGGGTGTGGGAGCGGCTGgggctgcagcagcagattGTTGTGTTCGACATAGCGCAGGAGGCGAAGGACAAGCAGGAGGAGGGAGCGTGGCGGGACGGCTTCGAGCGCGCGACGGGGTCGCGTAACCTGCCGACGCTGTACGTGGACGGGCAGGTATGGGGGACGGAGCGGGAGCTGCACGCGCTCGAGGACGCGGGGACGCTGCGGGCGGAATTGGCCAAGATCGGGCTGGATGCAAAATAG
- the VHT1 gene encoding Vht1p (Syntenic homolog of Saccharomyces cerevisiae YGR065C (VHT1)), which yields MEHDSARKSGQGSARTFVAFQESSAAVGGRLARLKRYIPHLRVLPEDVEVPEDVEVPGRGEDNTGSVCTADSRITDDKVDATRVSDGSEAAAVQLEPGRCYELRDEAGRKWWRFFFEYEYRVNKAYLTERKWHQFLYPNQSTKSPAERTLLYKLDIFLGLYFLILCWCKSLDSNNLTNTYISGMREDLGMHGNDLIYTSTISKIGAIVFQLPFVYLLPRYPSVYILPLMDLGWSFFTIMCAFARTVPELQAYRFLISAFGAAYYPVSQYVLGLWYAPDELSSRVCLFFCGQLLGGVTSGVLQARIYKSLNNAMGFAGWRWMFLIDGLAISIPTVILGFFVLPGIPSKCYSLFLTDEEIRIARQRNRQNHIVDNVSANQLLSLRSWRLWKKVLLSPALWVLVVFDTCSWNNMTAFSGSFSLWLDDQRARGRWSTVAINNLSALPAALGFIYVFFCAWGADLFRSRWFFLVFAAVVNCVSCGLLVRWDISDGAKWFAFLTTYWSVAPSPCLWAYINDFLRADPQVKAVSWIVIYSVSQSSYAWIPTLVWKTTDAPVFRAGYISSLVFGAVYGLWTFVVLYFYKHIERRRALENGIILYNSAHSPPPSFVAAHMVRRGEYYYLRDAAR from the coding sequence ATGGAACACGATAGTGCACGGAAATCAGGCCAAGGGTCGGCAAGGACGTTTGTCGCCTTCCAAGAGTCTTCTGCGGCCGTCGGCGGGCGTCTGGCGCGACTGAAGCGGTACATCCCACATTTGCGAGTCCTGCCTGAGGACGTGGAAGTGCCTGAGGACGTGGAAGTGCCTGGCCGCGGCGAGGACAACACGGGAAGCGTTTGCACGGCAGATTCGCGGATAACCGACGATAAAGTCGACGCCACTCGCGTGAGCGACGGGAGCGAGGCGGCTGCGGTCCAGCTGGAACCAGGGCGCTGCTACGAGTTGCGAGATGAGGCCGGGCGCAAATGGTGGCGCTTTTTCTTCGAATACGAATACCGGGTCAATAAGGCGTACCTGACTGAGCGCAAATGGCACCAGTTTCTTTATCCGAACCAAAGTACGAAGTCGCCAGCCGAGAGGACCCTGCTGTACAAACTGGACATCTTCCTGGGGTTGTATTTCCTAATCCTGTGCTGGTGCAAGTCTCTGGACTCGAACAACCTGACGAACACCTATATCTCGGGAATGCGGGAGGATCTGGGTATGCATGGGAACGACCTCATATACACCTCGACGATTTCCAAAATCGGCGCGATTGTCTTCCAACTTCCGTTTGTCTATCTCCTTCCGCGGTACCCGTCCGTTTACATCCTGCCATTGATGGACTTGGGTTGGTCGTTCTTCACCATTATGTGCGCATTCGCGCGCACGGTGCCCGAACTCCAGGCATACCGTTTTCTGATCAGCGCATTCGGCGCCGCCTACTACCCCGTTTCACAATACGTGCTGGGTCTTTGGTACGCTCCCGATGAGCTCTCGAGCAGAGTGTGTCTCTTCTTCTGCGGCCAGCTTCTCGGCGGCGTGACCTCCGGCGTCCTGCAGGCGCGCATCTACAAGTCGCTGAACAACGCCATGGGCTTCGCAGGCTGGCGCTGGATGTTCCTGATTGACGGTTTGGCGATCTCAATTCCTACCGTGATCCTCGGCTTCTTTGTGCTCCCCGGTATACCCTCCAAGTGCTACTCGCTTTTCCTCACCGACGAGGAGATCCGCATCGCACGCCAGCGTAACAGACAAAACCACATCGTCGACAACGTCAGCGCTAACCAGCTTCTCTCGCTGCGCTCCTGGCGCCTGTGGAAGAAGGTGCTGCTCAGCCCCGCCCTCTGGGTCCTCGTCGTGTTCGACACCTGCTCGTGGAACAACATGACCGCTTTCAGCGGCAGCTTCAGTCTCTGGCTGGACGACCAACGCGCAAGGGGCCGCTGGTCAACCGTCGCAATCAACAACCTCtccgcgctgcccgccgcCCTGGGCTTCATCTACGTCTTCTTCTGCGCGTGGGGCGCCGACCTCTTCCGCAGCAGGTGGTTCTTCCTGGTCTTTGCCGCCGTCGTCAACTGTGTCTCCTGCGGCCTGCTCGTCCGCTGGGACATCTCCGACGGCGCCAAGTGGTTCGCCTTCCTCACCACTTACTGGTCCGTCGCGCCCTCGCCCTGTCTCTGGGCGTACATCAACGACTTCCTGCGCGCTGACCCGCAGGTCAAGGCCGTGTCCTGGATCGTCATCTACTCCGTCTCCCAGTCCAGCTACGCCTGGATCCCCACCCTCGTGTGGAAGACCACTGACGCCCCCGTCTTCCGCGCAGGCTACATCTCCTCTCTCGTCTTCGGCGCGGTATACGGGCTCTGGACCTTCGTCGTGCTCTACTTCTACAAGCACATCgagcgccgccgcgcgctcgaGAACGGCATCATCCTGTACAACTCCGCCCACAGCCCGCCCCCCTCCTTTGTTGCCGCCCACATGGTGCGCCGCGGCGAGTACTACTACCTGCGCGACGCAGCTCGTTAG
- the RPS22B gene encoding 40S ribosomal protein uS8 (Syntenic homolog of Saccharomyces cerevisiae YLR367W (RPS22B); 2-intron), whose protein sequence is MTRTSVLADALNAINNAEKTGKRQVLIRPSSKVIIKFLQVMQKHGYIGEFEYIDDHRSGKIVVQLTGRLNKCGVISPRFNVKINDVEKWTANLLPARQFGYVILTTSAGIMDHEEAHRKHVAGKILGFVY, encoded by the exons A TGACTCGCACTTCTGTTCTAGCTGACGCTCTAAATGCGATCAACAACGCTGAGAAGACCGGCAAGCGCCAGGTGCTCATCAGACCTTCTTCCAAGGTGATCATCAAGTTCTTGCAGGTCATGCAAAAGCACG GTTACATTGGAGAGTTTGAATACATTGACGACCACAGATCTGGCAAGATCGTTGTTCAGTTGACCGGCAGATTGAACAAGTGCGGTGTCATTTCTCCAAGATTCAACGTCAAGATCAATGACGTCGAGAAGTGGACCGCCAACTTGTTGCCAGCCAGACAGTTTGGTTACGTCATTCTAACGACATCTGCCGGTATCATGGACCATGAGGAGGCCCACAGAAAGCATGTTGCTGGTAAGATCCTGGGCTTTGTTTACTAA